A genomic region of Runella rosea contains the following coding sequences:
- a CDS encoding caspase family protein encodes MKLYAMLIGINDYSPNSVRYIRPLQACLNDVANVNAFLKVHYGDLITDEGQILEITNAQATRENVINGFKNHLTQAKEGDVALVFYSGHGSYGVTAHEFQKFSTDQQEQTWVLYDSRESGKYDLADKEIALLLEKVGQRKPHLVVIADSCHSGSITRDVAEFQQMQPRFTSGTTEPRPLKTYLDGAYTQRPDLIIPNTNHLLIAACDRKERAWEADGHGQFTKALLNVLEKNGGQIQYADLFVQVRAAIKSETPNQTPQLETIGSVSARQGFLGRKVSAGLLSRYRVHFEGGKWLIDIGTGMGLDQSVMNQNPEIQLFESVVDGVLVGKVRLTAINITTSTLEITEGEPEEDKTYWGEPTNLSIKPFYVYADQEVTNLVQAAFDAVKESGLILSQEAKACRFKLVLENNTLYIVDLTAQIRVQGVEGTTLESAQQLVEILQSLGRWNRLLELQNPDTELDESKLDFVLKVKKGSEEYLCSDAVVTLEYDAKPISFEAFFANNTHQSLYVALLHQSRNYGIQVLKNDSQAIEADTALTLVKNTFTLNPKNNEEIDTLKLLISTNLIDSSLLSQKDLVLGKVWKAGGNDKGLGSTRGINELPQSDWLTKTITVRIVRKGKEIAGEMPIVVGKGIEIQTHSSFRGNVNWASLLPKTRSVTELAIQNEYFLTNPYYQLVSLEEGTKGTDDKHILEIGDIQNSTILQNEPLVVTVKLQEGDDITLPLFFDGQDFLPLGKATLDEHGNFRFEITQIPDEKGEAKTRSLGSALRMVFVKFANKIGLGGETQLLRWVDYEDDAKRKSEDLEKKIAEANKVLLLVHGIIGDTEEMAKTFRIARDKGYDLVLTYDYENLNTPIEENARILKEKLLKAGFGKVDGKELVLVVHSMGGLVSRYMIERLGGDEFVDKLIMAGTPNGGSKFGDVPGYVNWASVLLGLGTKIFPPQIGAVTGFLSGFLKGTNAVLFKALSQMSSDDEFIKGLNAGNPPPISYVVFGGDLNTYLTANDGIALMEKAVAQIGGWVYKNEKNDIAVSIENIFKVRNTPTYELPCHHLNYFAVSDSIKALKEAL; translated from the coding sequence AATTCTGGAAATTACCAACGCGCAAGCCACCCGCGAAAACGTCATTAACGGCTTCAAAAACCACCTCACCCAAGCCAAAGAAGGCGATGTGGCGCTGGTGTTTTACTCGGGGCATGGCTCCTATGGCGTAACTGCCCACGAGTTTCAGAAATTTAGCACCGACCAACAGGAGCAAACTTGGGTATTGTACGATAGCCGGGAGTCTGGCAAATATGACTTGGCTGATAAGGAAATTGCTTTATTGTTGGAGAAGGTAGGCCAACGAAAGCCGCATTTGGTTGTTATTGCTGATTCGTGTCATTCGGGTTCCATCACACGAGATGTTGCTGAATTTCAGCAAATGCAACCTCGTTTTACTTCGGGTACTACCGAGCCGCGACCGTTGAAAACTTATTTGGATGGGGCTTATACCCAACGTCCGGATTTGATAATTCCAAACACCAACCACTTATTAATCGCAGCTTGCGACCGTAAAGAACGAGCGTGGGAAGCCGATGGGCACGGGCAATTTACGAAAGCATTGTTAAACGTGTTAGAGAAAAACGGCGGGCAGATTCAATACGCAGATTTGTTTGTGCAAGTACGGGCAGCCATTAAAAGTGAAACCCCAAATCAAACCCCGCAGCTTGAAACGATTGGGAGTGTCAGTGCACGACAGGGCTTCTTGGGACGAAAAGTATCCGCAGGGCTTCTGTCGCGTTACCGAGTACATTTTGAAGGAGGGAAGTGGTTGATAGATATAGGTACAGGGATGGGGTTAGATCAGAGTGTCATGAATCAAAATCCTGAAATTCAATTGTTTGAGAGTGTAGTCGATGGAGTGCTTGTAGGCAAAGTGCGGCTCACGGCGATTAACATTACAACAAGTACGTTAGAAATCACTGAAGGAGAGCCAGAGGAAGACAAAACATATTGGGGCGAACCAACAAACTTGTCCATAAAGCCTTTCTATGTGTATGCCGATCAGGAAGTTACTAACTTGGTTCAAGCGGCTTTTGACGCAGTGAAAGAATCAGGGCTTATCTTAAGTCAGGAAGCCAAAGCGTGTCGTTTTAAACTTGTGCTTGAGAATAACACTCTGTACATTGTTGACCTCACCGCCCAAATAAGAGTGCAGGGAGTGGAAGGGACGACCCTTGAGTCGGCTCAACAATTGGTGGAAATACTTCAGAGTTTAGGGCGTTGGAATCGTTTGTTGGAGCTGCAAAACCCCGACACAGAACTCGACGAATCGAAGCTTGATTTTGTGCTGAAAGTAAAAAAAGGTAGTGAAGAATACCTTTGTTCTGATGCAGTAGTGACATTGGAGTATGACGCTAAACCGATTTCTTTTGAGGCTTTTTTTGCGAACAATACCCACCAAAGTCTCTACGTGGCTTTGCTACACCAATCACGAAACTATGGCATACAGGTACTCAAAAACGACTCCCAAGCGATAGAGGCAGATACTGCATTGACCTTGGTCAAAAATACATTTACGCTGAACCCGAAAAACAACGAGGAAATCGACACCCTCAAGTTATTGATTTCCACCAATCTTATTGACAGTTCGCTGCTTTCTCAAAAGGATTTAGTGTTAGGAAAAGTGTGGAAAGCGGGAGGTAACGACAAAGGCTTAGGTTCAACAAGAGGTATCAACGAGCTGCCTCAATCCGATTGGTTGACTAAAACTATTACTGTGCGTATTGTTCGAAAGGGGAAAGAAATCGCTGGCGAAATGCCCATTGTGGTAGGTAAAGGCATCGAAATACAAACGCATTCGTCGTTTCGAGGGAATGTGAATTGGGCGTCGCTGTTGCCCAAAACACGGAGTGTCACTGAATTGGCCATTCAAAATGAATACTTTCTCACGAATCCCTATTACCAACTTGTTTCATTGGAGGAAGGAACCAAAGGAACTGACGATAAACATATTTTGGAAATCGGAGACATTCAAAACTCGACAATTCTCCAAAATGAACCCTTGGTTGTGACAGTAAAGCTGCAGGAGGGAGACGACATAACATTGCCGCTGTTTTTTGACGGACAGGACTTTTTGCCTTTGGGTAAAGCAACGTTGGACGAACATGGAAACTTCCGCTTTGAAATTACCCAAATCCCTGACGAAAAAGGCGAAGCCAAAACCCGCAGTTTAGGCTCTGCCTTGCGTATGGTATTTGTCAAATTTGCCAATAAAATCGGTTTGGGCGGCGAGACGCAATTGTTGCGTTGGGTAGATTATGAAGACGATGCTAAGCGGAAATCGGAAGACTTGGAAAAGAAAATAGCCGAGGCGAACAAAGTATTGTTGCTCGTGCATGGCATCATCGGCGATACCGAAGAAATGGCTAAAACCTTCCGCATAGCCCGTGACAAAGGTTATGATCTGGTACTGACCTACGACTACGAAAACCTCAATACCCCCATTGAAGAAAACGCCCGTATTCTGAAAGAAAAACTGCTGAAAGCTGGCTTTGGCAAAGTCGATGGCAAAGAACTGGTGTTGGTGGTTCATTCGATGGGCGGGCTCGTGTCGCGTTACATGATTGAGCGCTTGGGTGGAGATGAATTTGTGGACAAGCTCATTATGGCAGGTACGCCCAACGGCGGCAGCAAGTTTGGCGATGTGCCCGGCTACGTCAATTGGGCCTCCGTGTTGCTGGGACTGGGTACAAAAATTTTCCCACCCCAAATAGGAGCCGTAACGGGCTTTTTATCCGGTTTTTTGAAGGGGACAAATGCCGTATTATTCAAAGCATTGAGTCAAATGAGTTCCGATGATGAATTTATCAAAGGCCTCAATGCTGGCAACCCACCCCCGATTTCTTATGTGGTGTTTGGAGGGGATTTGAATACCTACCTGACTGCTAACGATGGCATTGCACTGATGGAAAAAGCGGTAGCGCAGATAGGAGGGTGGGTCTATAAAAATGAGAAAAATGATATTGCGGTGAGCATAGAAAACATTTTTAAGGTACGCAACACACCCACCTATGAGCTCCCCTGTCATCACCTCAATTATTTTGCCGTGTCGGATTCCATAAAGGCGCTGAAGGAAGCATTATAA
- a CDS encoding leucine-rich repeat domain-containing protein, producing the protein MSTTALDLHGKQLTKIRPSIFQQPKLQILLLYGNELTSVPSELGNLINLQTLDLSYTPLRSLPAELGKLTKLQKLYLSSCPIPEKEKQKIKSWLPNCKIEF; encoded by the coding sequence ATTTCTACTACTGCTTTAGATTTACATGGCAAACAATTGACCAAGATTCGTCCCAGTATTTTTCAACAACCTAAGTTACAAATACTGCTACTGTATGGGAATGAACTTACTTCTGTACCGTCTGAACTGGGTAATCTAATTAATTTGCAAACGCTAGATTTGAGTTATACCCCCCTGAGGAGTCTTCCTGCCGAGTTGGGTAAGCTGACGAAGTTGCAAAAACTGTATTTGAGTAGTTGTCCAATACCCGAAAAAGAAAAACAGAAAATTAAAAGTTGGTTACCTAATTGTAAAATAGAATTTTAG
- a CDS encoding CHAT domain-containing protein → MSTLLLTFANSEINRLLTLTKECEGVNEALQKRFAQGDFVVIDEPLATRKKIIDLIQAHKDNISLFLFSGHAGRDQLLLEDGEGHAEGIAGMLGHCPNLKLVILNGCSTAGQVKLLLELGIPMVIATSAPVEDETAVQFSIAFFKELSQNHNSVNKAFSIALAAAKVYGTMDRVEITKRGLEIDEVDQPLWGLYYGAPYESLLDTWRLPERAVTDSVPNQYLREAITGIFEEQLRNTEESANPQDIVLKRLPYLISEPIRKLLAPRDASAQVFYDSPSEDRAAMLLYAYRSLINFLTFSLLGQLWKEKLRQPALDLSGLTETLKKWMVEEYNQESKRSLLPLYNQLIELMRVNNIPFFFDELDDALLKLNEPDFAGSISFLEEKLAATTSRNQQYLPLLCDELEQHVAVLLYYYGFLVHYSLTSVKDIEVLFYMHELEARYEHKVVRLQQQVTALEDSTEMSTVYYKTASILLRRTNDKTRYLYLSPFLIDENAYTKTTKANLRYFASFSRTGKQFFFKHVSKPGDVLEIKKKYVSPLERIKGIKSDENDYYQLINEQFGAFCKTVLGQSLDTL, encoded by the coding sequence ATGTCAACCCTTTTGCTTACGTTTGCCAATAGCGAAATCAATCGTTTGCTTACACTTACCAAGGAATGTGAAGGAGTAAATGAGGCCTTGCAAAAACGGTTTGCCCAGGGAGATTTTGTGGTCATTGATGAACCTTTGGCCACGCGAAAAAAGATCATTGATCTCATTCAGGCGCACAAAGACAACATCAGTCTGTTCCTGTTCAGCGGTCATGCCGGGCGCGACCAACTGCTACTGGAAGATGGCGAGGGGCACGCCGAGGGAATTGCCGGGATGCTCGGACACTGCCCCAATCTCAAATTGGTGATTTTGAACGGATGCTCTACGGCGGGGCAGGTGAAACTATTGCTTGAACTTGGAATTCCGATGGTCATTGCGACCAGCGCACCCGTGGAGGACGAAACCGCCGTTCAGTTTTCCATTGCCTTTTTTAAAGAGCTGTCCCAAAATCATAATTCTGTTAATAAAGCTTTTTCCATCGCCCTTGCCGCCGCAAAAGTGTATGGCACCATGGATAGGGTGGAGATCACTAAGCGGGGCTTGGAGATTGATGAAGTGGACCAACCCCTGTGGGGGCTTTACTACGGAGCGCCGTACGAATCACTGCTGGATACGTGGCGATTGCCCGAACGAGCCGTTACGGACAGTGTTCCCAATCAATACCTTCGGGAAGCGATTACCGGTATATTTGAAGAACAACTCAGGAATACTGAGGAGAGTGCCAATCCGCAGGATATTGTGCTGAAACGTCTGCCTTACCTCATCAGCGAACCGATTCGAAAACTGTTGGCCCCGAGGGATGCCTCCGCTCAGGTTTTTTATGACAGCCCTTCCGAAGACCGCGCCGCGATGTTGCTGTATGCCTATCGGAGTCTGATCAACTTTCTGACCTTTAGCCTGTTGGGGCAGTTGTGGAAAGAAAAACTCAGACAGCCGGCGTTAGACCTTTCCGGTCTTACCGAAACGCTGAAAAAATGGATGGTGGAAGAGTATAACCAAGAATCGAAACGCTCGCTTTTGCCGCTCTACAACCAACTGATTGAGTTGATGAGAGTCAATAATATTCCTTTTTTCTTTGATGAGTTAGACGACGCATTGCTGAAATTGAATGAACCGGATTTTGCTGGATCCATTTCCTTTTTGGAGGAAAAATTGGCGGCTACTACCTCCCGGAATCAACAATACCTCCCTCTCCTGTGCGATGAATTGGAACAGCACGTGGCGGTTTTACTTTATTACTACGGGTTTTTGGTGCATTATTCGCTTACCTCCGTCAAAGACATTGAAGTCCTGTTTTACATGCACGAGTTGGAGGCTCGGTATGAGCATAAGGTGGTGAGGCTACAGCAGCAGGTTACGGCCCTGGAAGACAGTACCGAAATGAGTACCGTTTACTACAAAACCGCCAGTATCTTACTTCGCCGTACCAATGATAAAACGCGGTACCTGTATCTGTCTCCGTTTCTTATTGACGAAAATGCGTATACCAAAACGACGAAAGCCAACCTGCGCTACTTTGCTTCGTTTAGCCGCACCGGCAAACAGTTTTTCTTTAAGCACGTCTCTAAACCTGGAGACGTATTGGAAATCAAGAAAAAGTACGTGAGTCCATTGGAAAGGATCAAAGGGATAAAATCGGACGAGAACGATTACTATCAGTTGATCAATGAACAGTTTGGAGCCTTTTGTAAAACCGTACTTGGCCAATCTCTTGACACCCTATGA
- a CDS encoding nSTAND1 domain-containing NTPase has translation MKSPFKFLDPFTLSDRDAFFGRDKEIKELYKLVFKTPLLLIYGLSGTGKTSLIQCGLASQFDGPDWLPLWIRRQTNLNESLAGALKRVLPSAEGEIPAQISQLYRHYLRPVFLIFDQFEELFILGKPEERDQFVNTLKTILDDELPCTILLMMREEYVGQLYPFEKAIPNLFDFRMRVEPMDTANVKTVLRDSFQKFNISIGNPPQEERLDEIIQNVSLGRSGIELPYLQVYLDLLYREDFARTSSGQNVIEDQWPRLEFTREEIRDFGTITNVLEKFLKEQQERILAQLMKQDPGIPESTVKLVLDGFVTDEGTKRPISYGRQDGLRIPDKAQMKYFPPLSAPILSSCLKELEAAKILRSDDDNIELAHDSLAHIIDQSRTDEQRQLNNIKVLIRSLLANLSKTNEYMTRKQLVMFENSYPKLNEEEKLFFEKSKQYRDNEEKEALDREKKRNEELQVALNEAQAAKQVAETERIKANEEKTRAEKNALKAKRFSYAAFASLLIVVIVGYLLYIAEEVRVKNEQEKIANQQKMKLDSMKIQQTQLENLANIKKAEENSVSLKENQISVLLGKAINFKRAEVRDEMKICLDSARTIIEIHIKDNHKKNSLLKEIAKIEK, from the coding sequence ATGAAAAGCCCCTTCAAGTTTTTAGATCCGTTTACGCTATCTGACCGCGACGCGTTTTTCGGTCGCGACAAAGAGATAAAAGAGCTCTACAAATTGGTATTCAAAACCCCCCTGCTGTTGATCTATGGGTTGTCGGGTACGGGCAAAACGAGCCTGATCCAGTGCGGTCTGGCGAGTCAATTCGACGGCCCGGATTGGCTTCCTCTCTGGATACGGCGGCAAACCAATCTCAACGAATCGTTGGCTGGCGCTTTAAAACGGGTATTGCCCAGCGCGGAGGGAGAGATTCCTGCCCAAATCTCGCAACTTTACCGGCATTATTTACGTCCTGTTTTTCTGATCTTCGACCAATTTGAAGAACTCTTTATTTTGGGAAAACCCGAGGAGCGCGACCAATTTGTAAACACCCTTAAAACCATTTTGGATGACGAACTGCCTTGTACCATCCTGCTGATGATGCGGGAAGAGTACGTGGGACAACTGTATCCGTTTGAAAAAGCCATTCCCAATTTGTTTGATTTTCGGATGCGCGTGGAGCCGATGGACACGGCCAACGTAAAAACAGTTTTACGCGATTCGTTTCAAAAATTCAATATTTCTATTGGAAATCCACCACAGGAGGAACGACTGGACGAGATCATCCAGAACGTAAGCTTGGGTCGTTCGGGCATAGAACTGCCCTATTTGCAGGTATATTTAGACCTGCTGTACCGCGAAGATTTTGCCCGTACTTCTTCCGGGCAAAACGTCATAGAGGATCAGTGGCCAAGGCTGGAGTTTACCCGGGAAGAAATAAGGGACTTCGGCACGATTACCAACGTACTTGAAAAGTTTTTGAAAGAACAACAGGAAAGGATTCTGGCTCAATTGATGAAACAGGACCCCGGCATTCCGGAGAGTACAGTAAAGTTGGTTTTGGATGGATTTGTGACCGACGAAGGCACTAAGCGGCCTATTAGCTACGGGCGCCAAGACGGGCTGCGGATACCCGATAAGGCCCAAATGAAGTATTTCCCCCCCCTTTCAGCGCCCATTTTAAGCAGCTGTTTGAAAGAACTGGAAGCGGCAAAAATCCTTCGTTCAGACGATGACAACATTGAATTGGCTCACGACAGCCTGGCGCATATCATTGACCAAAGCCGCACGGACGAACAAAGACAACTGAACAACATAAAGGTGTTGATCCGTTCATTGTTAGCTAATCTGTCAAAAACAAACGAATACATGACCCGCAAGCAGCTTGTGATGTTTGAGAATAGTTATCCAAAGCTGAATGAAGAAGAAAAACTGTTTTTTGAAAAAAGCAAGCAGTACCGAGATAACGAAGAAAAAGAAGCCTTGGATAGAGAAAAAAAGCGAAATGAAGAATTACAAGTAGCACTTAATGAGGCGCAGGCCGCTAAACAGGTAGCCGAAACCGAACGTATAAAAGCCAATGAGGAAAAAACAAGGGCCGAGAAAAATGCCCTGAAGGCGAAAAGATTTTCGTATGCAGCCTTTGCAAGTTTACTTATTGTAGTGATAGTAGGATATTTGCTATATATAGCAGAAGAAGTTAGAGTTAAAAATGAACAAGAAAAAATAGCGAATCAGCAAAAAATGAAGCTTGATAGCATGAAAATTCAGCAAACACAACTTGAAAATTTAGCTAATATAAAAAAAGCGGAAGAGAATTCAGTTTCTCTTAAAGAAAACCAAATCAGTGTCTTGCTTGGGAAAGCGATAAATTTTAAACGGGCAGAGGTTAGGGATGAAATGAAAATCTGTCTGGATTCAGCTCGCACTATTATTGAGATTCACATAAAGGATAATCATAAAAAGAATTCTCTCCTAAAGGAAATAGCTAAAATTGAAAAATAA
- a CDS encoding leucine-rich repeat domain-containing protein, with protein sequence MKFVFTLSICLGFSMFLFAQSSDCYQKTIKSGIAKKKAGDFKGALNLFIAARSCDPKKIVEIDNEIDNLFEVILKLKKEAKDNADKLIIKNGELIETLRKLKVANDSVRTVVRDLQNTLTRVEEEQDKNERIINSFYFYDNRFGLVVQKKGPIDEIKYGYIDKEGELKIDYLYDEATPFDEYDGYALVKRINNEYLLDTLKQEYQLSSDIDNLDKNTNALDLRNNQFSAIPPIVFDQSQLKILLLNRNYLPVLDGRIGNLTALQHLDLGSTTLKTLPQEIEKLKSLKRLNLGNNTDLSLPEQIWRLKQLQHLDLSGVRLKNLPNEIGQLTNLSHLDLGVTGLKSLPEQIGQLRKLKHLDLKNDSISSLPKKIGELKELQFLNLSNNSGLTGLPPEIGALENLRTLDLSGTNISSIPADIGKLKNLQVLYVISVNLGEVPEQITELKNLQGLNLNNGGFSKLSPKLGQLKKLQFLALCGKNLTLIPEQIKQLTRLEILYLGNTELNKIPEELWGLKSLQVLDLGSNKLNQISSKIGELTLLRRLYLTNNKQLTSLPDEIKKLKNLQLLNLKGCSIPYQEVNKIKSWLPNCQIEF encoded by the coding sequence ATGAAATTTGTATTTACACTCAGTATTTGTTTGGGGTTTTCTATGTTTTTGTTTGCTCAATCCTCTGATTGTTATCAAAAAACAATCAAAAGCGGTATTGCTAAAAAAAAAGCAGGAGATTTTAAAGGTGCTCTCAATTTATTTATTGCCGCGCGTAGTTGTGATCCTAAAAAGATTGTGGAAATAGATAATGAAATTGATAATTTATTTGAGGTAATTTTAAAATTAAAGAAAGAGGCTAAAGACAATGCAGATAAACTGATAATAAAAAATGGGGAATTAATTGAAACTCTCAGAAAATTAAAGGTTGCCAATGATTCAGTAAGAACAGTAGTTAGAGACTTACAGAATACACTAACCCGGGTGGAAGAAGAGCAAGATAAAAATGAACGCATTATTAATTCATTCTACTTTTATGATAATCGTTTTGGGTTGGTGGTACAAAAAAAAGGCCCAATTGATGAAATAAAATACGGCTATATTGACAAAGAGGGGGAATTAAAGATTGACTACCTCTATGACGAAGCAACACCCTTTGATGAGTATGACGGCTACGCACTAGTAAAACGAATAAATAATGAATATCTATTAGATACGTTAAAACAAGAATACCAGTTAAGTAGTGATATTGACAATCTGGATAAAAATACAAATGCCTTGGACCTGCGAAATAATCAGTTTAGTGCTATTCCACCTATTGTATTCGATCAATCGCAGTTAAAGATATTACTTTTAAACAGAAATTATTTGCCCGTTTTGGATGGTCGAATCGGAAATCTAACGGCATTGCAACACTTGGATTTGGGCAGTACAACTCTTAAAACCTTACCGCAGGAAATTGAAAAGTTGAAATCTTTAAAACGTTTGAACTTAGGAAATAATACAGATTTAAGTCTGCCTGAGCAAATTTGGCGCTTAAAACAACTTCAGCATTTGGATTTGAGCGGGGTACGACTTAAAAACCTGCCAAATGAAATCGGACAACTAACGAACCTTAGCCATTTGGACTTAGGAGTTACAGGGTTAAAAAGCCTGCCTGAACAAATCGGTCAATTAAGAAAATTAAAACACCTGGATTTGAAAAATGACAGTATCAGCAGTTTACCAAAAAAAATAGGGGAACTAAAAGAATTGCAATTTTTAAACCTTTCCAATAACAGCGGCCTTACTGGTTTGCCGCCCGAAATTGGAGCATTGGAAAATTTAAGAACGTTGGATTTAAGCGGAACAAACATAAGCAGCATTCCGGCAGATATAGGTAAACTTAAAAACCTTCAGGTACTATATGTCATCAGTGTCAACCTGGGGGAAGTTCCTGAGCAGATCACTGAATTGAAGAACTTGCAGGGGTTAAATTTAAATAATGGGGGTTTTAGTAAACTGTCTCCAAAATTAGGCCAATTGAAAAAACTGCAGTTTTTGGCCTTGTGTGGCAAAAATCTTACCCTTATTCCTGAGCAGATAAAGCAGTTAACAAGGTTGGAAATTTTGTACTTAGGGAATACGGAGTTGAATAAAATTCCTGAGGAACTATGGGGGTTAAAAAGTTTACAGGTTTTGGATTTAGGGTCTAATAAATTAAATCAAATTTCTTCTAAAATAGGAGAGTTGACATTGTTGCGACGATTGTATTTAACCAATAATAAACAACTTACAAGCCTACCTGATGAAATTAAAAAGTTGAAAAATTTACAATTGCTGAATTTGAAAGGATGTTCAATACCCTATCAAGAGGTAAATAAAATAAAAAGTTGGCTGCCCAACTGCCAAATAGAGTTTTAG
- a CDS encoding TrmH family RNA methyltransferase, protein MLSKNLTKYLHSLQLKKFRLEHNAFLVEGAKSVLELLTADFQTELVVVTEQFYKENTQKLEKQPFRLEIATADELARAGTLQTNDAALAVVKTKDNDFLYAEKKEYVLVLDDIRDPGNLGTIIRIADWYGITKIICSQTTTDWYNPKVIAASKGSFTRVRGYYTELDVYFEKVRGQEQGAAIYGTFLEGKNIHQTKFGDTGYIVMGNESNGIGPAVEQFVTHKITIPRFGGAESLNVGIAAAVVLDNWRRG, encoded by the coding sequence ATGTTATCCAAAAATCTCACAAAATACCTTCACTCACTTCAATTAAAGAAATTCAGACTGGAACACAATGCTTTTTTGGTAGAAGGTGCCAAAAGTGTTTTGGAACTCTTAACCGCTGATTTTCAGACCGAATTGGTGGTGGTTACGGAGCAATTTTACAAAGAAAATACGCAAAAATTAGAGAAACAACCTTTTCGCCTCGAAATCGCCACCGCCGACGAACTCGCCCGGGCGGGTACCCTGCAAACCAACGATGCTGCCTTGGCCGTTGTAAAAACGAAAGACAATGATTTTTTGTATGCCGAAAAAAAAGAATACGTGCTCGTCCTCGACGACATCCGTGACCCCGGCAACCTCGGCACCATCATCCGCATTGCCGATTGGTACGGCATCACCAAAATCATCTGTTCACAAACCACCACCGACTGGTACAATCCCAAGGTCATCGCCGCAAGCAAAGGCTCTTTTACGCGCGTGAGAGGGTATTATACGGAATTAGATGTATATTTTGAAAAAGTACGGGGCCAGGAACAAGGAGCCGCTATTTACGGTACATTTTTGGAAGGAAAGAACATCCACCAAACCAAATTCGGCGATACAGGCTATATCGTGATGGGCAATGAATCAAACGGTATCGGGCCAGCGGTCGAACAATTCGTTACCCACAAAATTACGATTCCGCGCTTTGGCGGGGCAGAATCGTTGAACGTGGGAATTGCCGCGGCAGTGGTATTGGATAATTGGCGGAGGGGGTGA